CGAGCTGGCGCGCTTCCTCGAGGATCTCGGCTACGTCTGGGTCGACGAGACGGGCAACGCCGCGGCCGGTCTCTTCCTCGGCTAGGCGCCGGCGCTCTCGAGCAGGTCGTTCATCTTCCGGAAATCCTGGCGGATGTTCCAGGCGAAGAGGGGCTTCACGAGTCGCCCGAGGAGCACGGAGCCCTCGAAGTGGAAGAAGCGCGTGCGCCCGTCGCCTTCGGGACGCGCAGCCATGCCGACGTCACCGAGTCCGGAGGACATCAGGCACCAGCCCGGGCGCACGACGACGTCGAAGCGCTGCCAGCGTGAGAGTGCCGGGATCGGCCCCTTCACGTGGAGGACGAGACGGTCCCCCGTGCGGGAGACGACCTTCGCAGCGCCGACGGCGGCTTCGATCCGCGCGGTGTACTGCTCGAAGTCGGAGACGAGCGTCCAGACGCGGTCGAAGCCCGCCTCGAAGACCGTCTCGTTCGTCGCGACGTGGGGAAGGCCGGCCGCGAGTGCGCGCATCCGGTCGACCGGGTCGAGCTCGGCGGTCGGCCACGCATAACGAGCGACGTCGATCGGGGCTTCGGACATCGGGTCGAGGGCGCTCATGCGGACCACCTCCTGGACGGGCGAGCGAGAGACATCAGGCGGTCCACCGCTTTCGGAAAGCCTCGCGGGCGCGGTGCAGCCGGGATTTGATCGTGCCGCGGGCCACGTCGAGCTCGGCGGCGGCCTCGGCTTCGGACAGCCCCTCGAGATCGCGCAGCACGAGGATCGCGCGCTGGTCCGGGGGCAGCTCCGCGAGGACGCGGGTCACGTCGCGCGCGAGGGCGGGATCGAGGAGGGCGCCCTCGGTTTCCTCGAGAGAGTCGAAGAGGGGCTCCCGCCGCCGCCGCTCGGCGTGGCGGATCGCCTCCCGGGTCGCGATCCGCCGGACCCAGGAGCGGAGCGCGGTCGGATCGCGCAGGCCCGCGAGGTCGCGCATGACCTGGATCATCGTCTCCTGGGCCGCGTCGGGCCCCGCGTCGAGCGCGATCGAACCGCACAGACGTCCGACCCACGGCATCAGGCCGTCCAGGACGTCGCCCAGGGCGATGAGATCGCCTTCCTGGGCGGCCTGGATCTGGTCGAGGTTCGGCACCGAAGCAGGGGGCGACGAACCCGTGGAAGGTTCCCCGGCCGGGGTGTTTTTCTGGTTTCGGCTGGGCGGCGGCACCGGGGACCTCCGGCGGGCGCCCTCAGTCTGCCACAGCCGTCGCGGCGGACGTGGGGCCGTGCGCGACATCGTCCACGAGGACGCCCACCTCGTCTTCCTCGCGCAGTCGGATCCGTCCGAAGAGCTCCGGGAACTTGCCCTTCTTGTCGGCGTAGAAGGCGCGGACCCGGTCCATGTCGGCGACGACATCGCCGCTCGGCTCGATCGCGGGGCCGAACCCACCGACCTTCCGCTCGTAGTCGAGGAAGCTCATCACGATCGGGACCCTGGCCGTGCGCGCGATGTGGTAGAAGCCCGACTTCCAGTACTCGACGTGGCCGCGCGTGCCTTCCGCGGGCACCACGAGGCCGAGTTGGTCGTGCTCGTCGAAGAGCCCCGCCAGGATCGTGACGAGGTTGCCGCGCTCGTGACGCACGACGGGCAGGCCGCCGACCGCGCGCATGAACCAGCCCAGCGGTGGCCAGAACAGGGAGTGCTTGGCCATGAACGAGATCTTCAACTCGAAGAGCTCGGCGAAGGCGAGCAGATAGACGAAGTCCCAGTTCGTGGTGTGCGGCGCCGCGATCAGCACGAACTGATCCATCTCGGGCCGCGCGCCTTCCGGTTTCCAGCCGGTCGCCGCGATCAGGAGGCGCGCGAGGAATCGCCGCACGGGCCGCTTCGTCATGCGCGGGAGCGTAGCGCCGCCCCGGGTCCGCATCGGCGCTTTCGGGCGGGGCGCAGCGCGTCATCGGAGCTTTTACACACGACTTACAATGGGGGACGCCCATCGCCGATCGAGAGGCCGGGGCGGTCCCCGCGCGGGCCGTCTACACTCGCCCGCCCCATGACTCGCCAGCAACGTTCGATCCTGCTCGTCGCGATGGTCTCGCAAGGCATCGCCGTCGGTCTCACGATGGGCATCCTGCCGGTCTTCCTCGAGCCTCTCGAAGCGGCCTTCGAGGCCCCGAGGACGGCGATCGCCGGCGGCCAGATCCTGATCATGTTCTCGCTCACCGGAGCGAGCCTCGTGACGGGGTCGGCCCTCGACAAGGGGCATGCACGCGTCGTCATGCTCGTCGGGGTGGGACTGCTGGTGACCGCGATGCTGATTGCCGCCTCGTCGACGAACCTTCTCCTGCTCGCGCTGGCGGCGCTCTTCGCCGGCGCGGCGGTGCCGCCCTGCGGCCCGATCACGGCGGCGAGCCTCGTGGCGCGCAACTTCGACGCGGAGCGGGGGCGGGCGGTCGGCCTCGCGAGCATGGGACCGCCGCTCGGCTCCGGGCTCTTCGCCGCGCTCGCGGGTTGGCTGCTCGGTCGCTTCGCATGGAACGAAGTCTTCCTGGTCTTCGCGGGGATCGCGGGGCTCGTCCTCGTGCCGTTGATCTGGTCGATCGTCCCGATGCGCTACGCGACGGAGACGACGGCGGAGGCCGGCGCGGTCAACATGCGGGCCGTGCTCCGGAACCCCGCGTTCCTCTGGGCCGGCGGACTCTTCGCCCTCGCGACGGGGATCGTGACCGGTTGGACGGTGCACACGGCGGCCTTCGTCGGCGGCGCGGGCTTCAGCGAGGCCGGCGCGTCGCGGGTCCTCGCGGTGCAGTTCTGGATGGGCGTGCCCGGCGCCGTGCTCTTCGGGATGCTCGCCGACCGGACCTCGCTCACGACGCTCTTCGTCGCCATGCTCGGCACGGCCACGGCGGTCCTCGCCGCGTTCGCGGCGGGTCCCGGCACGGCGGCGATCGCGGTGCTCTGCACGATCATGGGCTTCGTGACCGGCGGGATGATCCCGCTCTACATGGTACTCCTCAGCCGGCGTCTGGGGCCGGATGCGATGGGAAGGGCGATGGGACTCTCGAACCTCCTGATGCTCCCGATCATGGCGACGACGGTCCTGCTCGCGGCCTCGGTCTTCGAGTCGACCGGGCGCTACGTCGGCGCGCTCGCCGTGTTCGCGTTCGGATTGCTGGGCTCGATCGGCTGCCTCTTCGGCTCGAATCGGGAGGCCGCGCGGCGCGCGCGATCGGCAGCGGACGTGGAGGTCGTGGGCGCATGACGGACGGGGCGACGAAGGAGTACACGTTCCGGGACGGGCGAGTGACCGCGCCGGTCCTGCGCGCCATGAATGCGGTGGGGCGTGGCCTCGAAGCGGTGGGCATGAAGCCCTCCCTCGACCCGGACGGGCTCGAGGAGGCGGCGGTGAAGGCGGCGGGCTCCGACGATTTCGGCGGCGACTCCTATCGCGAGCCGCTCGAGATCCTGACCGCGTCGATGGAGCAGGAGGCGGGTCTCTCGACCTTCGGCCGGATGGCGACGCGGAACATGATCACGAGCCAGCTGAAGAGTCGGCTCCAGCTGCAGGCATGGACCCAGGCGCATCCGCAGATCGCCGAAGAGAAGATCGAGCGTCCCTGGGTCATCCTCGGTCTGCCGCGAACCGGAACGAGCATCCTCTCCCATCTACTGGGACTCGACCCGATGGTTCGGCCCCTGCTCCAGTGGGAGACGCGGGCGCTCGTCCCGCCGCCGACCCTCGCGAACGAGCACACGGATCTGCGGATCGCCGAGTCCGACGCGACGATGCAGCAGCTGTTGAAGCTGAACCCGGCGGTCGGGGCGATGCATCCCTTCGGCGCCATGCTCGCGGAAGAGTGCATTCCGCTCATGATGCTCGACCTGCGCTGTCTCGGGATGGAGACCCAGGGCTACGTCCCGACCTACGGCCGATGGCTGCAGTCCTGCGACATGCGGCCGGCGTACGCGTGGCACAAGAAGGCGCTGCAGACGCTCCAGTCCGCGAAACCGACGATGGCCTGGAGCCTCAAGACGCCGAACCATCTCTGGAACATCGAGACCCTGCTCGAGTTCTACCCGGACGCGCGCCTGATCTGGACGCACCGCGATCCCGGGCCGGTGACCGCTTCCGTGGCGAGCCTCAACTCGACGATGCAGGGCGTGTTCGCCCGTGACCGGAATCACCTCCAGGTCGGCGAGGAGTGGCTCGGCAAGCTTCGCCACGCAATCACGCGGGGCATGGCGTACGACGCGCAGGCGAAGGACGGCTGGTGCGTCCACATCCACTACAGCGAGATGATGCGCGACCCGCTCGAGACGATGCGCCGGATCTACGCGCATTTCGGGGAGACGCCGAACGAGCTGCACGAGCGGCGGATCACCGCCTATCTCGCCGAGAAGCACCAGACCCACGCCGGCAAGCACGTCTACGACCCGGCGGATTTCGGCTGGAGCTACGACGGACTCGCCGAGCTCTGGAGCGACTACACGCGGAAGTACCGGATCGAGCGGGAGCGGTAGCCCCGAACGCGACCGCCCCGCGCGTTCAGGCCGCCTGCTCGGGGTGCCGCAGGAAGGGCATCGCGACGAGCAGCACGACCACGCCGAGCAGCAGGTAGCCCAGCGGGTTCGAGCCGGTCGGCACGCCCGGTGGCGGTTCACATCCGTCGATCGGTGTGTTCACGCAGCCGTTCGACGGATCGCAGGAATCGGCCGTGCAATCGTCTCCGTCGTCGCAATCGACCGCGCCCGTTCCGCTGCACGCGCCCGCGACGCAGAGGTCCCCCGTCGTGCACAGATTCGCGTCGCTGCAGAGGGCCCCGTCGTCCTGGAACACGTCCGGCGGACAGGCCGCGTCGACCCCGCTACAGCTCTCCGCGACGTCGCAGTCTCCCGAAGCGGCGCGGCACTCGGTCGAAGACGGGAGGAACGCGTCCGCCGGGCAGTCGTTCCCCGCTCCGTCGCAGAGCTCCGCGGCGTCGCAGACGTCCACGGCCGCCCGACATTCGACGGTCGTCTTCGCGTCCGCGGGACAGCTCGTCGACACGCCGTCGCAGACCTCCGCCAGATCGCAAACGCCTTCTGAGGGTCGACAGCTCGTTCCGACGGGCGCGACCGAGTCGGCCGGGCAGCTGTCCGCGAGGCCGTCGCAGAAGTCGGCCGCGTCGCAGAGACCGGTCGCAGCGCGGCAGAGCGTTCCAGCGGGCTCGATCGCGCAGAAGGGCGAGCAGCAGTCGCCGGCGAGCCCGTTGCCGTCGTCGCACTGTTCGCCCGCGTCGAGGACGCCGTCGCCGCACGAGGTCGGCTGGCGCGCGTTCACGATCTCCGCGACGGCGCCGACGGTCGCCTGCAGCGCGTTGAAGCCGAGGGCGAAGTCGGCCTCGGAGTAGGTTTCGAAGACGTCGCTGTTCGCGTGCCAGTTCGGGTCCGAGCCGTTGCCGATCTCGGCGCGGCGCCGGTTCTCCCGGACGCTGATCGCGGCGACGTCGTTCTGGAAGGGCACGGAGTCGGTGCAGCACATGTCGTTCGTGACCTCGCCCGGATAGGCGGGGGCGTAGTCGACGTTCGCCTGATTCACGAGGTTCGCGAGGGCCAGCGACTCGCTCGCGAACGTCGAGCTGGCCTGGTATTCGATGTCGTTGTCGGCTTCGGGGATCTGTACGGGACCGGAGGGCAGGCCATGATCCCAGAGCATCATGTCGTGCTGGATCACGCCCATCCACGAAGGCTCCGGGTAGAGCCCGGAGCCAGCGGGAGACTCGATCCCCTGGAGGCTGCGCCGATCGGCGACGTAGGCGGAGCTCCCGTTGAGCCCCGTCTCCTCGTTGTTCCAGAGGATGAAGCGAACCGACTGGTCGAGGTCGATCGCAGGGTTCGAGAAGACCCGGGCCGCTTCGAGCACGATCGACGTGCCGGAGGCATCGTCGTTCGCGCCGGGCGCGAAGCTCTGCCCACCTCCTTCGAGGTTGATGCTGTCCATGTGCGCGGACACGATCATCATCCGGTCCGGCCGGACGGTCCCCACGCGCGTCGCGTACACGTTCTCCCGCGTCTGCGAGTTGAAGGTGTAGGCGTGTCGCTCGACGGTGTAGCCGTAGGACTCGAGCTCGGTCTCGAGGTAGTCGAGCGCGGATGCGTTTCCGGGCTGCGACCAGTGTCGCGATCCTCCCGACGGTCCCGTGGTGCTCGACAGGATCTCGATGTGGTCCTTGAAGTTCTGCAGGGAGAGGGCGTCCACCAGGGGCTGGGCAGCCGGCTCCTCGCAGATCTGGGAAGACGCGTTGCAGCTCGCGTCGCCCAGGCACAGGTCCGTCCCGGAGCAGCTGCCGCCGCTGCACACGTCGTTTCCGGTACAGGACACGCCGTCGTCGCAGGGGGCCGTGTTCGGTGCGTTGGCGCAGAAGCCGTCCGTGCAGACGTCGTCGGTGCACGCATTGCCGTCGTCGCATTCCGGGTCGGCCGTACAGGGCGTCGGCGCGTCCCCTTCCACGAGAACGTCGTCGATCACGAGGACCGTCGATTCGTTCTCGAGCGTCTTCTTGTTGTTGTAGGCCCCGATCACGAGGGTGTAGGTGCCGGGCTGGACTTGTTCGAACTGGAAGAGATAGGACTGCCACCCGGTGGTCGTGGGCGAGCCGCCGTTCCCATTGCCGGAAATCTGGACGACGTAGTCGGGCCCGGTCCCGGGCAGGGCGAACCCGTCGACGGTCGCGATCACCTGGGAGAACTCGTCCGACTCGTAATCCGGGGTCTGCGTGAGGTTGTATCGGAACGAGACCTCGAGGAAGTCGGTCGTCTGGGCCAGGACGAAGTCGATCCGGAAGCCGCCCGACATGCCGTCCGTGACGTCCGAGTCGTCGACGTTGCCGACCGTGACCTCCAGTCCGCCGCCGGTCTCGCCCCCGGTCGGTCGGTACGCACCGGAAGCGAAAGCGGGCTGGCTGGTGCCGCGGAAAGGGTCGTCTTCGTAGACGAAGCCGCCGTCGTCGAGGTCGAAGTCGACGTCGAGGAACGTCGCCGCGTGGGCGGGGACGGGGGCGTGGGCGGTCAGGAAGATCGTCGCCAGCAGCAGCGGGAGACGGCCGAGGCAGGAGCGGAACATGGGCACCTCGAAGCGCGGCACCCCCCGAACACCCTTTCGTGTTAGCACACGGGCGTAGCCGTCCTCGTCAGGCGGTGTTCCGCGCTCGACGAACACGCCTGTGCGACGAGCTGCCGAGGGGACGATTCCGCCTGACGGACGGGCGCTTCGATCGATCTTTGCCGGTGCCCTTCGCTCGTGGCCCCGCCGCTCCGGCCGATCGACCCTTGCCTAGCGGCCGTTGAAGACGGGCTTGCGCTTCTGGGCGAAGGCGAGCGGTCCCTCTTTCGCGTCCTCGCTCGCGAAGACCGCGTTGCCGTAGTCGAACTCGTAGGCGAGGGCTTCGTCGAGGGGCATCCCGTCGGTTTCGTGGAGCGTCCGCGTGATCGCGGCGACGGCGAGGGGGCCATTGCCCGCCACGATCTCCGCGATCTCCCGAGCCTTCGCGAGGGCCTGGCCGTCGGGGACGACGTGCCCGATCAGTCCGATCTCGAGGGCCTCCTTCGCCGTGATGTGCTTGGCGGTCAGGAGGATCTCGGCGGCCTGGGTGTAGGGGATCTGGCGCGGGAGTCGGACGGCGGAGCCCGCCATCGGATAGAGCGACCACCGCGCCTCGGACACGCCGAATCGCGCGCTCTCGCCGGCGACGCGGATCTCCATCGCCTGCAGGATCTCCGTCCCGCCGGCGATCGCGACGCCTTCGACGGCGGCGACGATCGGCTTGCTCGGTCGGTAGCCGCGGAAGAGCGCCTTCCAGTGGATGTCCGGATCCTCGGCCATGCGCGCCTGGACGTCGATCTCGTCGTCGCCGTCCCCGGCGTCGCCGGACATGCCCTTGAGGTCGGCGCCGGAGCAGAAGTTGCCTTCGGCACCGGTCACGATGATCACGCGGACGTCGGGATCCGCGTCCGCTTCCCGATAGGCGTCGTACATCCGGATCAGCATCTCGCCCGAGAGCGCGTTGTACCGCTCCGGACGATTCATGGTGATCGTCATGATGTGTCCGTCGCGTTCGACGATCGCGTCAGGCATCGACGGGCGCCTAGCCGAAGAGGATCGCGTCGAGGCTGATCGCACCCGGGCCGAGCAGCAGGAACATGCCGCAGATCACCGCCAGGTTGATCGTGTACTCCGCGCCGGGCGGGTCGTTCGTGATCATGTAGCCCGCGCCGCGATGGCCGACCGCGCCGGCGACGACCATGGTGCCGATCAGCACCAGGCAGGCGGGGCGGGTGACGAGGCCGAGGGCGAGCAGCGCGCCGCCAACGAGCTCGGAGAGCATCGCCATCCGCGCCTGGAGCTGGGGCATGGGTACGCCGAGGTCCGCCAGCCACTGCCCGAATCCGTCGAGGGTGCCGTTGCCGATGATGCCGAGCTTGCCGAAGGCGTGGAACATGAAGCAGACGCCGATCGCCACGCGTCCGACGAGGAGGGCGACGTCCGAGAAGAGGGGATTGGTGCCGGTGAGCAGGGCGCCGAGGTCCATGGAGGGCTCCTTTAGCCGTTGCGCGAAGGGGCAGGCCGGAATGGCGGCCCGCACGCGGGTCACGCGGTTCTAGCACAGCGAAATCCCCGCAACTCGGCCCGGAACGTCCTGGGGTCTCACCGAAATCGCGGTGGGTGATTGAGCCCCCGAGCGATTGCCCGCATACTCCCCCCGCCCTCCCACCAGGCATGCGACGGAGAAGTCGACCGGACGCCACGTTCCGGCCGGGCCGCGCAGAGGTTCCCGTGATGAGCGCTTCGAAGGATCAGGTAGGCGCTCCCGCCCCGAGCGGGGCGAGCGTCTTCCAACGCGTCGAAGCCAGCGCCGATTTCCCGGCGATGGAACGAGAGATCCTCGCCTTCTGGGAGGAGGCCGACGCCTTCCACGAGAGCAACCGTCGCCGCGAGGGTCAGCGCTCCTTCGTCTTCTACGACGGCCCGCCCTTCGCGACCGGCACGCCCCACTACGGCCACCTCCTCGCCGGCACGATCAAGGACATCGTCCCGCGCTTCTGGAGCATGCGGGGGCATCACGTCGAGCGGCGCTTCGGCTGGGACTGCCACGGCCTGCCGATCGAGGCCCTGGCCCAGGAAGCCCTCGGCCTCGCCGGCACGGGCGAGATCCTCGAGCGCGGCGTCGACGTGTTCAACGAGCAGTGCCGTCAGATGGTCGACACCTACGTCGAGGAGTGGCGCAAGACGGTCACGCGGATGGGGCGCTGGGTCGACTTCGACAACGACTACAAGACCATGGACCTCGACTTCATGGAGTCGGTCTGGTGGGTCTTCAAGCAGCTGTGGGACAAGGACCGGGTCTACAAGAGCTACCGGATCATGCCGTACAGCTGCAAGCTGGCGACGCCGCTCTCGAACTTCGAGGCGAACCAGAACTACAAGGACGTCCAGGACCCCGCGATCACCGTGCGCTTCCGCGTGACCGAAGGCGCGGAACGGATCGCGCCGGCCCTGCCCGACGGCCGCTCGCTCTTCATGACGGCGTGGACGACCACGCCCTGGACGCTGCCCGAGAATCTCGCGCTCTGCGTCGGTCCCGACATCGGGTACGCCGTCGTCGAGGACCTCGAGAGCGGCGACTGGCACGTCTTCGCCGAGGCGCGACTCGCCGCCTACGACAAGAAGCTCGGCAAGGCCCTCGCGAAGGGGGAGGGCGCCGGCGCGGAAGGCAAGACCTACCGGTTGGTCTCGAAGGTGGCTGCGAGCGACCTCGTCGGCCTCCGCTACGAGCCGCTCTTTCCGTACTTCGCGGACGAGCCCGGTGCGTTCGTCGTGCTCGCGGACGGCTACGTCACGACCGAGGACGGCACCGGCATCGTCCACCAGGCCCCCGCCTTCGGCGAGGACGATTTCCGGGTCTGTCGCGCGGCGGGGATCGGCCTGGTCGATCCGCTCGACGCCGAGGGCGTCTTCGGCGAGCCGGTCTCCGATTTCGCCGGCCAGTTCTGCAAGGACGCGGACAAGGCGATCATCAAGGCGCTCAAGGAGCAGGGCAAGCTCGTCAAGCAGGACGTGCTCGAGCACAGCTATCCCTTCTGCGAACGGACGGACACCCCGCTCATCTATCGGGCGATCGAAGCCTGGTACGTGAAGGTCGAGGACCTTCGCGACGACCTCGTCGCGAACAACGAGACGGTCGGCTGGGTCCCGCAGACGGTGGGCGGCAACCGCTTCGGCAACTGGCTGAAGGACGCGAACGACTGGAACATCAGTCGCAACCGGTTCTGGGGCTCCTGCATCCCGGTCTGGGTGAACGTCGAGGATCCCGAGGACACGATCTGCGTGGGCGGGGTCGACGAGCTCGAGGCGTTGTCCGG
The sequence above is drawn from the bacterium genome and encodes:
- a CDS encoding RNA polymerase sigma factor, producing MPNLDQIQAAQEGDLIALGDVLDGLMPWVGRLCGSIALDAGPDAAQETMIQVMRDLAGLRDPTALRSWVRRIATREAIRHAERRRREPLFDSLEETEGALLDPALARDVTRVLAELPPDQRAILVLRDLEGLSEAEAAAELDVARGTIKSRLHRAREAFRKRWTA
- a CDS encoding lysophospholipid acyltransferase family protein, with the protein product MTKRPVRRFLARLLIAATGWKPEGARPEMDQFVLIAAPHTTNWDFVYLLAFAELFELKISFMAKHSLFWPPLGWFMRAVGGLPVVRHERGNLVTILAGLFDEHDQLGLVVPAEGTRGHVEYWKSGFYHIARTARVPIVMSFLDYERKVGGFGPAIEPSGDVVADMDRVRAFYADKKGKFPELFGRIRLREEDEVGVLVDDVAHGPTSAATAVAD
- a CDS encoding MFS transporter — protein: MTRQQRSILLVAMVSQGIAVGLTMGILPVFLEPLEAAFEAPRTAIAGGQILIMFSLTGASLVTGSALDKGHARVVMLVGVGLLVTAMLIAASSTNLLLLALAALFAGAAVPPCGPITAASLVARNFDAERGRAVGLASMGPPLGSGLFAALAGWLLGRFAWNEVFLVFAGIAGLVLVPLIWSIVPMRYATETTAEAGAVNMRAVLRNPAFLWAGGLFALATGIVTGWTVHTAAFVGGAGFSEAGASRVLAVQFWMGVPGAVLFGMLADRTSLTTLFVAMLGTATAVLAAFAAGPGTAAIAVLCTIMGFVTGGMIPLYMVLLSRRLGPDAMGRAMGLSNLLMLPIMATTVLLAASVFESTGRYVGALAVFAFGLLGSIGCLFGSNREAARRARSAADVEVVGA
- a CDS encoding sulfotransferase, with translation MTDGATKEYTFRDGRVTAPVLRAMNAVGRGLEAVGMKPSLDPDGLEEAAVKAAGSDDFGGDSYREPLEILTASMEQEAGLSTFGRMATRNMITSQLKSRLQLQAWTQAHPQIAEEKIERPWVILGLPRTGTSILSHLLGLDPMVRPLLQWETRALVPPPTLANEHTDLRIAESDATMQQLLKLNPAVGAMHPFGAMLAEECIPLMMLDLRCLGMETQGYVPTYGRWLQSCDMRPAYAWHKKALQTLQSAKPTMAWSLKTPNHLWNIETLLEFYPDARLIWTHRDPGPVTASVASLNSTMQGVFARDRNHLQVGEEWLGKLRHAITRGMAYDAQAKDGWCVHIHYSEMMRDPLETMRRIYAHFGETPNELHERRITAYLAEKHQTHAGKHVYDPADFGWSYDGLAELWSDYTRKYRIERER
- a CDS encoding M20/M25/M40 family metallo-hydrolase, with the translated sequence MFRSCLGRLPLLLATIFLTAHAPVPAHAATFLDVDFDLDDGGFVYEDDPFRGTSQPAFASGAYRPTGGETGGGLEVTVGNVDDSDVTDGMSGGFRIDFVLAQTTDFLEVSFRYNLTQTPDYESDEFSQVIATVDGFALPGTGPDYVVQISGNGNGGSPTTTGWQSYLFQFEQVQPGTYTLVIGAYNNKKTLENESTVLVIDDVLVEGDAPTPCTADPECDDGNACTDDVCTDGFCANAPNTAPCDDGVSCTGNDVCSGGSCSGTDLCLGDASCNASSQICEEPAAQPLVDALSLQNFKDHIEILSSTTGPSGGSRHWSQPGNASALDYLETELESYGYTVERHAYTFNSQTRENVYATRVGTVRPDRMMIVSAHMDSINLEGGGQSFAPGANDDASGTSIVLEAARVFSNPAIDLDQSVRFILWNNEETGLNGSSAYVADRRSLQGIESPAGSGLYPEPSWMGVIQHDMMLWDHGLPSGPVQIPEADNDIEYQASSTFASESLALANLVNQANVDYAPAYPGEVTNDMCCTDSVPFQNDVAAISVRENRRRAEIGNGSDPNWHANSDVFETYSEADFALGFNALQATVGAVAEIVNARQPTSCGDGVLDAGEQCDDGNGLAGDCCSPFCAIEPAGTLCRAATGLCDAADFCDGLADSCPADSVAPVGTSCRPSEGVCDLAEVCDGVSTSCPADAKTTVECRAAVDVCDAAELCDGAGNDCPADAFLPSSTECRAASGDCDVAESCSGVDAACPPDVFQDDGALCSDANLCTTGDLCVAGACSGTGAVDCDDGDDCTADSCDPSNGCVNTPIDGCEPPPGVPTGSNPLGYLLLGVVVLLVAMPFLRHPEQAA
- a CDS encoding crotonase/enoyl-CoA hydratase family protein, whose translation is MPDAIVERDGHIMTITMNRPERYNALSGEMLIRMYDAYREADADPDVRVIIVTGAEGNFCSGADLKGMSGDAGDGDDEIDVQARMAEDPDIHWKALFRGYRPSKPIVAAVEGVAIAGGTEILQAMEIRVAGESARFGVSEARWSLYPMAGSAVRLPRQIPYTQAAEILLTAKHITAKEALEIGLIGHVVPDGQALAKAREIAEIVAGNGPLAVAAITRTLHETDGMPLDEALAYEFDYGNAVFASEDAKEGPLAFAQKRKPVFNGR
- a CDS encoding DoxX family protein codes for the protein MDLGALLTGTNPLFSDVALLVGRVAIGVCFMFHAFGKLGIIGNGTLDGFGQWLADLGVPMPQLQARMAMLSELVGGALLALGLVTRPACLVLIGTMVVAGAVGHRGAGYMITNDPPGAEYTINLAVICGMFLLLGPGAISLDAILFG